GACTGGAACTTAAAATTGGGCGACTTAGCTATGATTTGGAGAGAAGGTTGCATTATTCGTGCACAATTCTTACAAAAGATTAAAGACGCTTTTGATAACGATACTAACTTACAAAACTTATTGTTGGACCCTTACTTCAAAGATATCGTTACAAACTATCAAGATGCACTACGTGATGTAGTAGCTACTGGCGTACAAAATGGTGTACCAACACCTGGATTCTCTGCTAGTATTAACTATTTCGATAGCTACCGCTCAGAAAACCTACCAGCAAACTTAATTCAAGCTCAACGCGACTACTTTGGTGCTCATACTTATGAACGTAAAGATCGCGAAGGTGTATTCCATACACAATGGGTAGAAGAATAATATTTTAATTCATCATATAATTACAAGACATTCAACAATTGGATGTCTTGTTTTTTTACAAAATCAAAAGCAAACGTTTACATAGTCATTTTGATAAGAGTAAAATCAATAGTATAATGAGGATATACTTAGTAGTATTAGTACATTTATAAGCACAAAGGAGCATGATCATGCAAAGTAAACAATGGTGGAAAGAAGTTGTAGCCTATCAAGTTTATCCTCGTAGTTTTAATGATTCAAATCATGACGGTATTGGAGACTTACGAGGCGTTATAAAAAAATTGGATTACTTACAAGATTTAGGTATTGATGTAATTTGGTTAAGCCCTATGTATAAATCTCCTAATGATGATAATGGATATGATATAAGTGATTATCAAGATATAATGGATGAATTTGGTACTATGGAAGATTTTGATGAACTATTAACGTCAATTCATAACAGAGGGATGAAATTAATTTTAGATTTAGTCGTTAATCATACTTCTGACGAGCATCCTTGGTTTATTGAATCACGCTCTAGTAAGGATAATGCGAAGAGAGATTGGTATATTTGGAAAGATCCACAATCAGATGGTAGTGAGCCCACGAATTGGGAAAGCATCTTTAATGGTTCTACTTGGGAATATGATAGTAAAACAGGTCAATATTATTTTCATTTATTTAGTAAAAAACAACCCGACTTAAATTGGGAGAATCCGAATGTCAGAGCAGCAATTACCTCAATGATGAATTGGTGGTTTGATAAAGGGATCGATGGTTTTAGAGTTGATGCGATTACTCACATTAAAAAATCTTTCGAATATGGAGATTTGGAATCAAAACCGAACCAAAAATATGTGCCAGCTTTTGACGTCGCAATGAATCAACCGGGCATTCATCAATGGTTACAAGAATTAAAAATGCAAAGTTTAAAAAAATATGACATTATGACAGTTGGAGAAGCAAACGGTGTAAGTACTGAAGATGCAGATTTATGGGTTGGGGAACACAATGGCAAATTTAATATGATTTTCCAATTTGAACATTTAGGCCTTTGGAACACTGGTGATGTAAAATTCGATGTTTTATCGTATAAACAGGTATTAAATCGTTGGCAACAAAGGCTAGCAAATAATGGATGGAATGCTTTATTCATAGAAAATCACGATCAACCAAGAAGGGTGTCGACATGGGGTAACGATGAACAATATTGGTATGAATCCGCCACAAGTCATGCCATTGCTTACTTTTTACAACAAGGTACATCATTTATTTATCAAGGCCAAGAAATTGGCATGACCAATTATCCTTTTGATAGTATAGAGACTTTTAACGATGTTGCTGTAGTAAATGAATATAATATCGTAAAAGAACAAGGTGGCGATGTAAACGCCTTACTAAACAAACACAAAATGGAGAATAGGGATAATGCACGTACACCAATGCAATGGAATGACAAACATTATGCTGGATTTTCTACCGTTGAACCTTGGTTCCCAGTAAACCCTAATTACAAAACAATCAATGTAGCACAACAACAAAACAATAAACATTCGATATTAACTTTTTATAAAAAGTTAATTCAATTAAAAAAATCTGATGATTTATATATTTATGGAAATTTCGAATTAGTTGATGCTGAAAATCCTAAAGTATTTGCCTACACTAGAACTTTAAATGAAAAACGTGCATTAATTGTAGCTAATTTAACAGGTGATAAGGCATCACTAAACTTTGAAACAATGATTGATAATAAAGTTGTTGAATTACATAATTATAATAATGATGTTGATCTTAATAATTTAAAACCATATGAAGCTTTTGTATTGCAACTATACTAGTTCAATATGATTTCAAATTGTCGTTATCTCATAACATCTCTAATTATATAACAATGTTTTTAGATATTATTATACTGAAATATCTTTACATCCAATTTAAAAGATATTTAGTGTGTAGAATCAGATATTAAAGCAGCTGCTCATCAAAAACACTTAACACTTATTATTCCAAAAACTTCGTCCATAGCTTTTATAGGCAAAGTTTTAGAGACAAACGGGTAACATACTAGTATCTACTTATCTGAATATAGTATCAACGTTTGTAGATAAGTAGTTTTTTAGCAAATTGTACCTGTATTAATTTAAATTAATACAGGTATAAATGCTCAACTTTCAATAAACATATTATTAATAACTAACTTTGATAACAAAAAATCTAGTACATTACATTTTTTAAAGATTAATAAGTGTAATGTACTAGATTTTTATTATTAGTCATTGTAATCGTCTTGATTTACAGGTAACCATAATTGCACTTTCGTAAAACTATCATCAAATGAAATGTCAAAAGGATAAACTTCGACGTATAAACTATCTCGTTTATAAGGTAATGTCATTTGAAGACTTGTTTCAATGTAATACCAAGCTTCATTTGTTATATAATCAATTTCACCTTGTAAATTAAACTTAGCATATTGTCGCTCTGGTAAATAACGACTTTCTAAGTGTTCTGGATAACGATCGCTTGGAACACCTATAAATATTTCTACGCCATATTCTAATGGGCAACTAATGACGAAAATTTCATGTGGACTCACATTATTATAGCGCTCTAACTCTTTTATCTTGCCTTCAACCAATAAATCTTCAAGAATATCTGGAATTTTAAAAGGATTTTCAATATGTGCTGCATTAATAAATTCAGCGTACCCCACTAAATTCATTCCGTTAATCGTTTCTAATCTATATGAATGAGGTGGTTTTTCCGTTGTAGTAATTTTTAAGTACTGTCTATTTTTTATATTTAATTGTTCTTTTTTAGCATTAGCTTGTAACGGAGATATACCATGATACTTACTGAATTCATTGGCAAAATCATTTACGGTTGGATAGTGGTATTTTTTTGCAATATCAACCATTCTATTAGAACTTGTAATCAGTTCTTGTGCCGCTATTGTCATCTTTCGCGCAAGTGCATATTCAGAAGGCGACTGACCAACAATCATTTTAAAACTTTGATCTAAATGATACGGTGAAAGACCAACGTAATCACTAAGTTGTTGCATATTAAATTGCTCTAGCAAATGATCTTCAATATAAACAATTGCTTGTTGTATTTGCTTGATAACGTCCAAAACTTCCACTCCTAAAAATCTAACAATGTAAACATAAGAAATCAATTCTAGTATATTTTATGTTTCACTCTATTTAATATTATTATAGATGTTTCCTTAATAGTTTACACCATTTCTTCACATCTGACATCTAAAGTGCTAGTATCTGTGAAGCTAAAAACACTTATTTATAATTTGAATTATATAATAACACATGTGAAAGACATTAAAAAAGCGACAACAACAGTGTACTTCTACACTATTGCCATCGCAAAAAATCATATTATAATTTATTAATGGATATCTTCCCACCAATGGAAGCCATCTCTACTTAATAACATATCACTTTCTAGCGGGCCATTAGTACCTGCTTCATAGTTAGGGAAGTCTGGTTCTGTTTTATCCCAGTATCCTTGAATAGCGTCAACAAATTTCCATGTTGATTTTAATTCTTCCCAATGCGTAAAGTTAGTAGCATCACCATTTAAACAATCGAATAGTAAGTTTTCATACGCATCGACAGTGTTCATTTTATCTTGAGCACTCATAGCATAAGATAATTGAACTGGCTCTGTTTCAATTCCTTGAACATTCTTTTTAGCATTTAAATGTAAAGAAACACCTTCATTTGGTTGAATATTAATCACTAATAAGTTTGAATCTAACTTTTTATCAGTTTCATAGTATAAGTTCATAGGTACTTCTTTAAACTCAACTACGACTTGAATCGTTTTGCTCTTCATACGTTTACCAGTTCGAATGTAGAAGGGTACACCAGCCCATCTAAAATTATCAATTGTTAATTTACCTGAAACAAAAGTAGGGGTTGTTGAATCTCCGGCTACACGTTCTTCATCACGGTATTTTTTTACTTCTTGTCCACCAATAATACCTTGGTCATACTGACCTCTAACAAAGTTTTGGCTAACTTCATCTGGAGCTAATTCTCTTAATGATTTTAGTGCCTTAACTTTTTCAGCTCGGATATCTTCACTTTGTAGACTTATTGGTGCTTCCATAGCTAATAAAGCTACCATTTGTAACATATGGTTTTGAACCATATCTTTTAATGCACCACTTGATTCATAATAACCACCTCTGTCTTCAACACCAAGTATTTCAGAAGAAGTAATTTGAATGTTTGAAATATATTTATTATTCCATAATGGTTCGAACATCGCATTAGCAAAACGTAGCACTTCAATGTTTTGAACCATGTCTTTACCTAAGTAATGGTCGATACGATATATTTCTTCCTCTTTAAATGAACGACGTAATTGTTCGTTTAATTGTTCTGCTGATTTAAGGTCTGAGCCGAATGGTTTTTCAATAACTAAACGTTTAAAGCCATCAGTATCAGTTAATCCTGATGATTTCAAGTAATCAGAAATTTCACCAAAGAATTTAGGTGCCATAGCTAAATAGAATAATCTATTACCTTCAAGTTTAAATTCTTTATCTAAATTGTTACTGTATTCTAATAAAGATTCGTAACTCGCTTCATCACTAACATCGTGTCTGTGATAAAATACGTGTTCCATAAATTTATCTAAATGTTTAGTGTTTTTTACATGTTCTTGAATTGATGACTTCACTTGACTACGGAAATCATCGTTCGAAATATCTCTTCTGCCGATTCCAATAATTGCAATTTGTTCATTTAAATTTTCTTGTTGATATAAATGGAATAACGATGGAAATAATTTTCTATGGCTCAAATCACCAGTCGCTCCGAATATAGTAATTAAACAAGGAATGTTCTTATTTCTAGTACTCAAGTTAAAAACCTCAATTCTTTTTAAAATCTGCTTTAATTATAGAACAATTATTACCATAGTTCATATAATTTTGCTTGAAAACAATTTTCTCTTTATTATAACATTATTCTTTATATATGCTAAAATATGTTCAAGAAGAGGAGGCTCATGCATGGAAATAACTT
The genomic region above belongs to Staphylococcus durrellii and contains:
- a CDS encoding glycoside hydrolase family 13 protein, whose protein sequence is MQSKQWWKEVVAYQVYPRSFNDSNHDGIGDLRGVIKKLDYLQDLGIDVIWLSPMYKSPNDDNGYDISDYQDIMDEFGTMEDFDELLTSIHNRGMKLILDLVVNHTSDEHPWFIESRSSKDNAKRDWYIWKDPQSDGSEPTNWESIFNGSTWEYDSKTGQYYFHLFSKKQPDLNWENPNVRAAITSMMNWWFDKGIDGFRVDAITHIKKSFEYGDLESKPNQKYVPAFDVAMNQPGIHQWLQELKMQSLKKYDIMTVGEANGVSTEDADLWVGEHNGKFNMIFQFEHLGLWNTGDVKFDVLSYKQVLNRWQQRLANNGWNALFIENHDQPRRVSTWGNDEQYWYESATSHAIAYFLQQGTSFIYQGQEIGMTNYPFDSIETFNDVAVVNEYNIVKEQGGDVNALLNKHKMENRDNARTPMQWNDKHYAGFSTVEPWFPVNPNYKTINVAQQQNNKHSILTFYKKLIQLKKSDDLYIYGNFELVDAENPKVFAYTRTLNEKRALIVANLTGDKASLNFETMIDNKVVELHNYNNDVDLNNLKPYEAFVLQLY
- a CDS encoding AraC family transcriptional regulator; protein product: MDVIKQIQQAIVYIEDHLLEQFNMQQLSDYVGLSPYHLDQSFKMIVGQSPSEYALARKMTIAAQELITSSNRMVDIAKKYHYPTVNDFANEFSKYHGISPLQANAKKEQLNIKNRQYLKITTTEKPPHSYRLETINGMNLVGYAEFINAAHIENPFKIPDILEDLLVEGKIKELERYNNVSPHEIFVISCPLEYGVEIFIGVPSDRYPEHLESRYLPERQYAKFNLQGEIDYITNEAWYYIETSLQMTLPYKRDSLYVEVYPFDISFDDSFTKVQLWLPVNQDDYND
- the zwf gene encoding glucose-6-phosphate dehydrogenase, with protein sequence MSTRNKNIPCLITIFGATGDLSHRKLFPSLFHLYQQENLNEQIAIIGIGRRDISNDDFRSQVKSSIQEHVKNTKHLDKFMEHVFYHRHDVSDEASYESLLEYSNNLDKEFKLEGNRLFYLAMAPKFFGEISDYLKSSGLTDTDGFKRLVIEKPFGSDLKSAEQLNEQLRRSFKEEEIYRIDHYLGKDMVQNIEVLRFANAMFEPLWNNKYISNIQITSSEILGVEDRGGYYESSGALKDMVQNHMLQMVALLAMEAPISLQSEDIRAEKVKALKSLRELAPDEVSQNFVRGQYDQGIIGGQEVKKYRDEERVAGDSTTPTFVSGKLTIDNFRWAGVPFYIRTGKRMKSKTIQVVVEFKEVPMNLYYETDKKLDSNLLVINIQPNEGVSLHLNAKKNVQGIETEPVQLSYAMSAQDKMNTVDAYENLLFDCLNGDATNFTHWEELKSTWKFVDAIQGYWDKTEPDFPNYEAGTNGPLESDMLLSRDGFHWWEDIH